A genomic stretch from Fibrobacter sp. UWEL includes:
- the tgt gene encoding tRNA guanosine(34) transglycosylase Tgt, which yields MNRFELIKTSKKSKARLGVLHTDHGDITTPIFMPVGTEATVKSVTPAQLKDLKAEIILANTYHLYLRPTTPRIAAAGGIHKFMGWDRPVLTDSGGFQVWSLKDLRKIKPEGVEFRSILDGSKHFFSPETVMKAQREIGADIIMAFDECTPYPSTEKEAEHSLNFTLKWTKQAMDWLKANPEIHGYEQKFFGIVQGGMHKHLRKQAIERIAELEPDGFAMGGLSVGEPTETMYEIADFCTDYLPKDHARYVMGVGTPWNLLELIGRGVDMCDCVMPTRNARNGMLFTSEGVLRYKAARHAEEYDKPVDPNCDCYCCRNFSRAYLRHLHHAGESLGFTLASIHNLHFYLHLMQEAKDHIADDTFEEWSKAKIEILQRDLQ from the coding sequence ATGAATCGATTCGAACTTATTAAAACATCCAAGAAGTCCAAGGCCCGCCTGGGCGTGCTCCACACGGATCACGGGGACATCACCACCCCCATCTTTATGCCTGTAGGTACCGAAGCTACGGTGAAGTCCGTTACTCCGGCCCAGCTGAAGGATTTGAAGGCAGAAATCATCCTGGCCAACACCTACCACCTTTATCTGCGTCCCACCACCCCGCGAATCGCCGCCGCCGGCGGCATCCATAAGTTTATGGGCTGGGACCGCCCGGTTTTGACCGATAGCGGTGGATTTCAGGTATGGAGTCTGAAGGATTTGCGCAAGATTAAGCCCGAAGGTGTAGAATTTCGTAGCATTCTTGACGGTTCCAAGCACTTTTTCAGCCCCGAAACCGTTATGAAGGCCCAGCGTGAGATTGGCGCTGACATCATTATGGCCTTTGATGAGTGCACTCCCTACCCCAGCACGGAGAAGGAGGCGGAACATAGCTTGAATTTCACCCTGAAATGGACGAAACAGGCCATGGATTGGCTGAAGGCCAACCCGGAAATTCACGGTTACGAGCAGAAGTTCTTCGGAATTGTCCAGGGAGGCATGCATAAACACCTGAGAAAGCAGGCAATTGAACGTATTGCCGAGCTGGAACCGGATGGATTTGCCATGGGAGGCCTCTCTGTAGGCGAACCTACGGAAACCATGTATGAAATTGCAGATTTCTGCACCGACTACCTCCCGAAGGATCACGCCCGCTACGTCATGGGCGTAGGAACCCCCTGGAACCTGCTGGAACTGATCGGCCGCGGCGTTGACATGTGCGACTGTGTGATGCCCACCCGCAATGCACGTAACGGCATGCTGTTCACCAGCGAAGGCGTCCTGCGTTACAAGGCTGCCCGTCACGCTGAAGAATACGACAAACCCGTGGATCCCAATTGCGATTGCTACTGCTGCCGCAATTTCAGCCGAGCCTACCTGCGTCACCTGCACCACGCCGGCGAAAGCCTGGGCTTCACCCTGGCCAGCATCCATAACCTGCACTTTTACCTGCACCTGATGCAGGAAGCCAAGGACCATATTGCCGACGACACTTTCGAGGAATGGAGCAAGGCTAAGATCGAAATTCTGCAGAGGGATTTGCAATAA
- a CDS encoding carbohydrate-binding protein, producing MTISKAKKLVMKAMCGFGVLALPAFAYNPISTYHYLADPGAAADDEYFYVITDSDDPAVANASGYDIKALYGFRSKDMQNWTDFGIIYDARKVDGIGDIWASGIAVNPNDHRLYIVFPDGGGGGIGLIGADSIGGVWSNPVSGGKKLINNWGGGIADCDGIGWCFDPAIFFDDDGQGYFTFGGGSSDSRPAADNNNNIFNIYKLNKDMKGFDVSSKTALKIGGPKAMEASYIHKYKGNYYLSYSTADLRIAYGMSDNPMGPYTYKGIFMGNPNIGGQNINANNNNHHGIAEFKGHWYVAYHDRRIANGYDGLEKIPAEDGAANPTPAYHRSVSVDEFTYAADGSMNSLTFTKEGPKQIDNFDPYDWYPALTSSKQKGIRSRTNWTPGKIGEHLLLPLSTKESWIRVSGVDFGTAATGFTVEAASTASDDKIEIHTGTPTGTLAGTCTLKNTGSKATFAATSCDVDGLKGIVDYLFLVFKGSKDSTMAIKGWGFEGSGTTPPTPQSPFGGKAWAIPGTIQMEDFDVPGTGRGDDYASYNESDEANHACDTEGAATCNNYREGTGVDIYKKGDKLVVGYITEGEWLEYTVNVAETGTYTMYAAVASDGGSSFKLSIDGKDITEDIAVPAAKKAEGEEQNFDDYSKVTANVNLTKGEHVLRFTATADWFDIDYINFASGENAPDPNPLGKDAIGSQKLNLQVSGKNVFKVFDLRGQQLGYVDIFGKNVSKALNAAGFSKGVYMLKQVGGSQKMMVNTAK from the coding sequence ATGACGATTTCAAAGGCGAAAAAGCTGGTGATGAAAGCCATGTGTGGCTTTGGCGTTTTGGCGCTGCCCGCTTTTGCTTATAATCCGATTTCCACTTATCATTATCTGGCTGACCCTGGTGCCGCCGCTGATGATGAATACTTCTACGTCATCACTGACTCTGACGATCCGGCTGTTGCCAATGCTTCTGGTTATGACATTAAGGCTCTTTACGGTTTCCGTTCTAAGGATATGCAGAACTGGACCGACTTCGGTATCATTTACGATGCCCGCAAGGTAGATGGCATTGGTGATATCTGGGCTTCTGGCATTGCTGTGAACCCCAACGACCATAGACTTTATATTGTGTTCCCTGATGGCGGTGGTGGCGGTATCGGCCTTATCGGTGCCGACAGCATTGGCGGCGTCTGGAGCAACCCGGTTTCTGGTGGCAAGAAACTGATCAACAACTGGGGTGGCGGCATTGCTGACTGCGACGGTATCGGTTGGTGTTTTGACCCGGCAATCTTCTTTGATGACGATGGCCAGGGCTACTTTACCTTTGGTGGCGGTAGCAGTGATTCTCGCCCGGCTGCCGACAATAACAATAACATCTTTAATATCTACAAGCTTAACAAGGATATGAAGGGCTTCGATGTAAGCTCCAAGACTGCTCTGAAGATCGGTGGTCCCAAGGCCATGGAAGCTTCTTACATTCACAAGTACAAGGGCAATTACTACCTGTCCTACAGTACTGCAGATTTGCGTATTGCCTACGGTATGTCCGATAATCCTATGGGACCTTACACCTATAAGGGTATCTTCATGGGTAACCCCAACATTGGTGGGCAAAACATTAATGCCAATAACAACAACCATCACGGCATTGCTGAATTCAAGGGCCACTGGTACGTAGCTTACCATGACCGTCGTATTGCCAACGGTTACGATGGCCTCGAAAAGATTCCTGCCGAAGATGGCGCTGCAAACCCCACTCCGGCATACCATCGTAGCGTTAGCGTGGATGAATTCACTTACGCTGCCGACGGCTCCATGAATTCCTTGACTTTCACCAAGGAAGGCCCCAAGCAGATCGATAACTTTGATCCGTATGATTGGTATCCGGCTCTGACCAGCTCCAAGCAGAAGGGTATCCGTAGTCGTACCAACTGGACTCCGGGCAAGATTGGCGAACATCTCTTGCTTCCTCTTTCTACCAAGGAATCCTGGATCCGCGTTTCTGGCGTTGACTTCGGTACTGCAGCAACGGGCTTTACCGTAGAGGCAGCTTCTACTGCTAGCGACGACAAGATTGAAATTCATACCGGCACTCCCACGGGCACTCTGGCGGGTACTTGTACCCTCAAGAACACTGGCTCCAAGGCTACTTTTGCCGCAACATCCTGCGATGTGGATGGCTTGAAGGGTATCGTTGATTACCTATTCCTGGTATTCAAGGGCTCTAAGGACTCTACCATGGCTATTAAGGGCTGGGGCTTCGAAGGCAGCGGTACTACTCCTCCCACTCCGCAGTCTCCCTTTGGTGGCAAGGCTTGGGCTATTCCTGGCACCATCCAGATGGAAGACTTTGACGTTCCGGGTACGGGTCGTGGTGATGATTACGCTTCCTATAACGAAAGCGATGAAGCAAACCATGCTTGCGATACGGAAGGTGCTGCTACCTGCAATAATTACCGCGAAGGAACTGGTGTTGACATCTATAAGAAGGGTGACAAGCTGGTCGTTGGTTATATTACTGAAGGTGAATGGCTGGAATATACCGTGAATGTCGCTGAAACAGGTACTTACACCATGTATGCCGCAGTGGCTTCCGACGGAGGCTCCAGTTTCAAGCTTTCTATAGATGGCAAGGACATTACCGAAGATATTGCAGTTCCTGCTGCAAAGAAGGCCGAAGGCGAAGAACAGAATTTCGATGACTATAGCAAGGTTACTGCAAACGTGAACCTTACTAAGGGCGAACATGTGCTGCGCTTTACCGCCACTGCAGACTGGTTTGACATTGACTACATCAACTTCGCCTCTGGTGAAAATGCCCCTGATCCCAATCCGCTGGGCAAGGATGCAATTGGCTCTCAGAAGCTGAATCTGCAGGTGTCTGGCAAGAACGTATTCAAGGTGTTTGACCTCCGCGGTCAGCAGCTGGGCTATGTGGATATCTTTGGCAAGAATGTCTCTAAGGCTCTGAATGCCGCTGGCTTCAGCAAGGGCGTGTACATGCTCAAGCAGGTGGGTGGCTCTCAGAAGATGATGGTGAATACCGCCAAGTAA
- a CDS encoding ATP-dependent Clp protease ATP-binding subunit yields MSDFNNDAEKVLAKAQSLMDRNSHSYLGCAHLAVGLVEGPDATLKKLYKSKNAKTQDLRGRLEPFVQKVPRVEGANPDVGPDSDLNRVLRAAVQAARQVNRMVTPGDMLVALMKFAGDRGIAKVFEDALGSVEVVETWLSDPFAGAANAEEQSPLKLYGRELVEMAADGRLSPVIGREEEIRRVILILSRKTKNNPCLVGEPGVGKTAIVEGLAERIYRGDVPDALKGKKLFALDLSAMMAGAKYRGDFEERLKSVLDALEEDGNTLLFIDEIHTIVGAGKTEGSMDLGNMLKPKLARGELHCIGATTTQEYRKYIEKDSALERRFQPVQVDEPTEEEAISILRGIKDGFDAHHGVRLHDNALVAAVKLSSRYISDRFLPDKAIDLIDEAASLVKTQMDTVPEALDTLQRKELQMKIEEQALAKETDDNSVKRLKELREDLAVTAAAVKAMQERWQDRRAAFAEIRDLKKSLADARTEMEQAEARYDLNRAAELKYNKIVNLEKEIAEKSAAIAKSTTGDDLSEEVTEDTISMVVSRWTGVPVTKLCEGEKSKLLHLDERLHARVIGQDDAVEAVSEAILRNRSGLSRENAPIGSFLFLGPTGVGKTELAKALAVELFDDENALVRIDMSEYMEKHTVSRLIGAPPGYVGYEEGGQLTEAVRTKPYCVILLDEIEKAHPDVFNTLLQVLDDGRLTDGKGRTVNFKNTLILMTSNLGSEKFRDRLASGNTAPVTLEEIDANLHAFFRPEFLNRLDETLVFQSLTKPQIREIVKLKFAGLAKRAARQGLELTLSDAALDAIAEGSYQPEFGARPIQRFIERNVERVLSHAILSGDISAAKPAVVDYADGTFTVK; encoded by the coding sequence ATGTCTGATTTTAATAACGATGCAGAAAAGGTTTTGGCCAAGGCCCAGAGTTTGATGGACCGTAATTCTCATTCCTATCTGGGATGTGCCCATTTGGCCGTGGGTCTGGTGGAAGGCCCCGATGCCACCCTTAAGAAGCTGTATAAGTCCAAGAATGCAAAGACCCAGGACCTGCGCGGGCGATTGGAGCCTTTTGTTCAGAAGGTTCCCCGTGTGGAAGGGGCTAATCCGGATGTGGGCCCGGATAGCGACTTGAACCGTGTTTTGCGTGCTGCAGTGCAGGCTGCCCGTCAGGTGAACCGTATGGTGACCCCGGGCGATATGCTGGTGGCCTTGATGAAGTTTGCTGGGGACCGTGGCATTGCCAAGGTGTTCGAGGATGCCCTGGGTTCTGTGGAAGTGGTGGAGACTTGGCTCTCTGACCCCTTTGCAGGTGCCGCCAATGCCGAGGAACAGTCTCCGCTGAAGTTGTATGGTCGTGAACTGGTGGAAATGGCTGCTGATGGCCGTCTTTCTCCTGTCATTGGCCGTGAAGAGGAAATCCGTCGAGTCATCTTGATCCTTAGCCGAAAGACGAAAAACAACCCGTGCCTCGTTGGTGAACCTGGCGTGGGTAAGACCGCTATCGTCGAAGGGCTAGCCGAGCGAATTTATCGCGGCGATGTGCCTGACGCTTTGAAGGGCAAGAAGCTTTTCGCCCTGGATTTGTCTGCCATGATGGCAGGTGCAAAGTACCGTGGCGATTTCGAGGAACGTCTGAAGTCTGTGCTTGACGCCCTTGAAGAAGACGGAAACACTCTTCTGTTCATTGATGAAATCCATACCATTGTGGGCGCTGGCAAGACCGAGGGCTCCATGGATTTGGGAAACATGCTGAAGCCCAAGCTGGCTCGTGGCGAATTGCACTGCATTGGCGCCACCACCACCCAGGAATACCGTAAGTACATTGAAAAGGATTCCGCTCTGGAACGCCGTTTCCAGCCGGTGCAGGTTGATGAACCGACGGAAGAAGAGGCGATCTCTATCTTGCGTGGTATTAAGGATGGCTTTGACGCACATCATGGGGTGCGCTTGCATGATAACGCATTGGTGGCTGCGGTAAAGCTTTCTAGCCGTTACATCAGTGACCGATTCTTACCGGATAAGGCTATTGACTTGATCGATGAGGCCGCAAGTTTGGTGAAGACTCAGATGGATACGGTGCCCGAAGCTCTGGATACCTTGCAGCGTAAGGAACTGCAGATGAAGATCGAGGAGCAGGCTCTGGCAAAGGAAACGGATGACAATTCCGTGAAGCGCTTAAAGGAGTTGCGTGAGGACTTGGCTGTGACTGCTGCCGCCGTGAAGGCTATGCAGGAACGCTGGCAGGATCGCAGAGCTGCCTTCGCCGAAATCCGTGATTTGAAGAAGTCTTTGGCGGATGCCCGCACCGAAATGGAACAGGCCGAAGCCCGCTACGACTTGAACCGCGCCGCCGAACTGAAGTACAACAAGATTGTAAACCTTGAAAAGGAAATCGCCGAAAAGTCTGCTGCTATTGCGAAGTCCACCACGGGCGATGACCTGAGCGAAGAGGTGACGGAAGATACTATCTCCATGGTGGTCAGCCGTTGGACTGGCGTTCCCGTAACTAAGCTTTGCGAAGGGGAGAAGTCCAAGTTGTTGCACCTGGATGAACGCTTGCATGCCCGCGTCATTGGCCAGGATGATGCTGTGGAAGCTGTGTCTGAGGCTATCTTGCGTAACCGTAGTGGCCTGAGCCGTGAAAACGCTCCTATTGGTAGCTTTCTGTTCCTGGGCCCCACTGGCGTGGGCAAGACGGAGCTTGCAAAGGCTTTGGCTGTGGAACTTTTCGATGACGAGAATGCTCTGGTCCGTATCGACATGAGCGAGTACATGGAAAAGCATACGGTAAGCCGTTTGATTGGTGCGCCTCCGGGATATGTAGGTTACGAAGAGGGCGGCCAGCTGACGGAAGCCGTTCGTACCAAGCCTTATTGCGTTATTCTGCTGGATGAAATCGAGAAGGCTCATCCGGATGTGTTCAACACCTTGCTCCAGGTTCTTGACGATGGTCGTTTGACCGACGGTAAGGGCCGTACGGTGAACTTCAAGAATACATTGATCTTGATGACCTCTAACTTGGGTTCTGAAAAGTTCCGTGACCGCTTGGCTTCTGGCAATACGGCTCCCGTGACCTTGGAAGAGATTGATGCAAACCTGCATGCATTCTTCCGCCCGGAATTCCTGAACCGTTTGGATGAAACGCTGGTGTTCCAGAGCCTGACCAAGCCGCAGATTCGAGAAATCGTCAAGCTGAAGTTTGCAGGACTTGCAAAGCGTGCCGCCCGCCAGGGTTTGGAACTGACTTTGTCTGACGCCGCCCTGGATGCCATCGCCGAAGGCTCTTACCAGCCGGAATTCGGTGCCCGTCCTATCCAGCGTTTCATCGAACGCAACGTGGAACGTGTGCTGAGTCATGCAATCCTCTCCGGCGACATCAGCGCCGCAAAGCCTGCCGTTGTGGACTATGCCGACGGAACCTTCACCGTGAAATGA
- a CDS encoding T9SS type A sorting domain-containing protein, with translation MFGKIKTIGIMAAVIATGVTQSNAEAYDWGNVRFDGGGFMSAILPSPYQKDLIYARTDVGGIYRWDVTKSVWVPLMDFISENDKGLYGTEAFALDPNDPARIYVLAGTGYFSWGRTAVLISKDYGSTWDTTYVGNKEGEGILAHGNGMGRQTGEKLAVDPNKSNIILCGSRTAGVFKSEDYGKTWNSLYKVATSSASGTSLNGVNGIAFVMFDESQGKLADGSTATIYIGISDTKDNLQVSKDGGKTWKVIEGGPSKYMPHRAKIVDGDMYITYADGPGPHTINSGAVMKYNIASGTWTDITPYDDNEKEDGTIAHEKNESSYGGIAIDPKDKNHIVVSTLGKYTGRHVTIDEKDNYGDRIYVTTDGGKNWIHGQHYGDVPNIDANGTDWIPGNAIHWAGSLEFDPFDNKKVWVTSGNGIFQTDDITAKVPLWKFQSKGVEETVPLDIVSIPEGPLVTAIGDYDGGVYTDINAPVKRHTPIVGSTESMGYAPLTGSLIRTGVITKYYTYESKNYKKIYRSDDMGDTWTELVQDTLSSMEQKVKGQIALNADGTVILHRPENGNTYYRSDDNGASWSEVKSADGVGRVTPDPVNPDVFYMIGSQGQVIVSKDAGKTFSKISTLNTNENYNGEGNPIRTVPGKEGHIWVARDQNQIWNSDGYSHYGLSYTEDGGMTWTDCETVGTAVAVGIGKAAPGADYETIYIWGGTQEYVGEKEWGGKEYKYSTIGMYRSTDKCKTFERINDDKHQFGGPGNGKFVQGDMNNFGVVYMSTVGRGLIVGAPEGTEFIKLGLKVANVSRSASMFQQGRNLLISVPSESKVMLYSANGKLAMTQNVSGNASVSLNKLPVGRYIVRLVTASGAKLSTQSIMVK, from the coding sequence ATGTTTGGAAAGATTAAGACCATTGGGATTATGGCAGCTGTGATCGCCACAGGCGTGACCCAGTCCAATGCAGAAGCATACGATTGGGGCAATGTTCGCTTTGACGGTGGCGGCTTCATGAGCGCCATTCTCCCCAGCCCCTATCAGAAAGACTTGATTTACGCCCGTACCGACGTGGGCGGCATTTACCGCTGGGACGTAACCAAGTCCGTATGGGTTCCCCTTATGGACTTCATCAGCGAAAATGACAAGGGACTTTATGGAACCGAAGCTTTCGCTCTGGACCCAAACGACCCTGCTCGCATTTACGTTCTGGCTGGCACGGGATATTTTAGCTGGGGGCGCACCGCAGTTCTCATTTCCAAAGACTACGGTAGTACCTGGGATACCACTTACGTAGGTAACAAGGAAGGCGAAGGCATCCTTGCCCACGGTAACGGCATGGGCCGTCAGACTGGCGAAAAGCTGGCTGTGGACCCCAACAAGAGCAACATCATTCTTTGCGGTAGCCGTACTGCCGGTGTCTTCAAGAGTGAAGACTACGGTAAGACCTGGAACAGCCTTTACAAGGTCGCCACCTCCAGCGCCTCGGGCACATCTCTTAATGGAGTGAACGGCATCGCCTTCGTTATGTTCGATGAATCTCAAGGTAAGCTTGCCGACGGAAGCACCGCCACCATCTATATCGGTATTTCCGACACCAAGGACAACCTGCAGGTCAGTAAGGACGGCGGTAAGACTTGGAAGGTCATTGAAGGCGGTCCCAGCAAGTATATGCCCCATCGCGCAAAGATTGTGGATGGCGATATGTACATCACTTATGCAGATGGCCCGGGTCCTCATACCATCAATAGTGGCGCCGTCATGAAGTACAACATCGCAAGCGGCACCTGGACAGACATTACTCCTTACGACGATAACGAGAAGGAAGATGGCACCATCGCTCACGAAAAGAACGAAAGTTCCTACGGCGGCATCGCCATCGATCCCAAGGACAAGAACCACATTGTAGTCTCTACCCTAGGGAAGTACACCGGACGTCACGTCACCATCGACGAAAAGGACAATTACGGCGACCGCATCTATGTCACTACCGACGGCGGCAAGAACTGGATTCACGGCCAGCACTATGGCGACGTTCCCAACATTGACGCCAACGGCACCGACTGGATTCCGGGCAACGCCATTCACTGGGCAGGTTCCCTGGAATTCGACCCCTTCGACAACAAGAAGGTATGGGTCACCAGCGGTAACGGCATTTTCCAGACTGACGACATTACCGCCAAGGTTCCCCTTTGGAAGTTCCAGTCCAAGGGCGTTGAAGAAACCGTGCCCCTGGATATCGTCAGCATTCCGGAAGGCCCCCTGGTTACAGCCATCGGTGACTACGATGGCGGCGTCTATACCGACATTAACGCGCCCGTAAAACGCCACACGCCTATTGTGGGATCTACCGAAAGCATGGGCTACGCTCCCCTGACAGGCTCCTTGATTCGTACGGGTGTGATCACCAAGTATTATACCTACGAATCCAAGAACTACAAGAAGATCTACCGTTCCGACGATATGGGCGACACCTGGACAGAACTGGTTCAGGACACCTTGAGTTCCATGGAACAGAAGGTGAAGGGACAAATTGCTCTTAACGCAGACGGCACGGTGATTTTGCACCGCCCCGAGAACGGCAATACATACTATCGTTCCGATGACAATGGCGCCAGCTGGTCCGAAGTGAAGTCCGCCGACGGTGTGGGCCGCGTGACACCCGACCCTGTCAATCCGGATGTATTCTACATGATTGGCTCCCAGGGACAGGTCATCGTTTCCAAGGACGCAGGCAAGACCTTTAGCAAGATTTCCACGCTCAATACGAACGAGAACTACAACGGTGAAGGTAATCCGATTCGTACTGTTCCTGGCAAGGAAGGACACATCTGGGTTGCCCGCGACCAGAATCAGATTTGGAACTCCGATGGTTATTCTCATTACGGTCTGTCTTATACAGAAGATGGCGGCATGACCTGGACTGATTGCGAAACCGTCGGCACCGCCGTAGCCGTAGGTATCGGTAAGGCAGCTCCTGGTGCCGACTACGAAACCATCTATATCTGGGGCGGCACCCAGGAATACGTTGGCGAAAAGGAATGGGGTGGCAAGGAATACAAGTATTCCACCATCGGCATGTACCGCAGTACCGACAAGTGCAAGACCTTTGAACGTATTAACGACGACAAGCATCAGTTCGGTGGTCCGGGTAACGGCAAGTTCGTCCAGGGCGACATGAACAACTTCGGCGTCGTATACATGAGTACCGTTGGTCGCGGCTTGATCGTCGGTGCCCCGGAAGGAACTGAATTCATCAAGTTGGGCTTGAAGGTCGCTAACGTCAGCCGATCCGCAAGCATGTTCCAACAGGGACGTAACTTGCTGATTTCCGTCCCGAGCGAAAGCAAGGTTATGCTTTACTCCGCAAACGGTAAGCTAGCAATGACCCAGAACGTAAGCGGAAACGCAAGCGTTTCCCTGAACAAGCTTCCTGTTGGCAGATACATCGTACGTCTGGTTACAGCAAGCGGTGCAAAGCTTTCTACTCAGAGCATTATGGTGAAGTAA